DNA from Mesorhizobium sp. B2-1-1:
CATCTATGCCCACGGCTTCAACATCCTGTCCTTCTGGGGCCTGACGCTGACCTATGTCTATTTCCAGATCCCGCTGATGGTGGTCATCATCACGCCGGCGATCGATGGCTTGAAGAAGGAATGGGGTGAAGCTGCCGCCACGCTTGGCGCGACCACCGCGCAATATTGGCGCATCGTGGTCATCCCGGTGATCTGGCCGAGTTTTCTCGGCACCGTGATCCTGCTTTTCGCCAACGCCTTCGGGGCGATCGCCACCGCCTATGCGCTGACCGGCTCGTCGCTCAACATCGTGCCGATCCTGCTCTACGCGCAAATCCGCGGCGACGTGCTGCACAATGCCCATCTCGGCTACGCGATCGCCTTCGGCATGATCGTCATCACCGGCCTGGCCAATGTCTTCTACATCTGGTTCCGGACCCGTTCCGAGAGGTGGCTGAAATGAAGTCGGGCAAATTCTGGGCCTGGGTGGTCTTCATCCTCGGCGCGGCCTATTTCTTCATCCCGCTGATCGCGACGGTGGAATTTTCGATGCGCATGCGGCGCGGCGCCTATTCCTTCGACGCCTATCGGATCGTGCTCGGCGACGCGCGTTTCCAGGCGACCTTCCTGTATTCGGTGGTCGCCGCCATCTTCACCATCATTCTGGGTGTGCTGATCGTGGTGCCGGCAGCCTACTGGATCCGATTGCGGCTGCCGCAGCTCAGGCCGATCGTCGAGTTCATCACGCTTTTGCCGTTGGTCATTCCGGCCATCGTCATCGTCTTCGGCTATATCAGGATGTACGGCTCGAATTCACCCTTGCCGTTCCTCGGGTCCGATATGGGAACCAATGCCTTGCTGGTCATCGGCTATGCGACCTTGGCGCTGCCCTATATGTATCGTGCCGTCGATACGGGGCTCAGAACCATCGACGTGCGGACGTTGACGGAAGCGGCCCAGATCCTCGGGGCCGGCTGGGGCACGATCATCACCCGCGTCATCCTTCCCAATGTGCTGATTGCGGTGTTGTCCGGCGCCTTCCTGACATTCGCCATCGTCATCGGCGAGTTTACGATGGCGAGCTTGCTGAACCGGCCGGCTTTCGGCCCGTATCTGCAGAATGTCGGGGCCAACCGCGCCTATGAGCCGGCGGCCCTTGCCATCATCGCCTTCGTCATCACCTGGGGCTGCATGTCGCTGATCCAGATCCTGTCGCGCTTCGCGCCGAAATCGGCTAATCGTCCGAACTGACCCGAAAGAAAAAGCCATGGCCGAGCCATTCCTCTCCATCCAGCATGTGCGAAAATCCTTCGGCGCCACCACCGTTGTCGAGGATTTCAATCTCGACGTCGAACCGGGCGAGTTCGTCTCATTCCTCGGCCCGTCAGGCTGCGGCAAGACGACGGTGCTGCGCATGGTCGCCGGCTTCGAGGAACCGTCGGCCGGCAAGATCGTCGTCGGCAGCAAGGACATCACCAGGCTGAAGCCGAACCAGCGCAATGTCGGCATGGTGTTCCAGGCCTATGCGCTGTTCCCGAACCTGACCGTGGCGCAGAACATCGGCTTCGGACTGAAAGTCGCCGGCATGTCCAGGGCGGATATCGATGCCCGTGTCGCCGAAATGCTGGGCATCATCAAGCTGCCGCAGATGGCCGACCGCTATCCTTATCAGCTCTCGGGCGGCCAGCAGCAGCGCATCGCGCTGGCCCGCGCCATCGCACCGAAGCCGAAGCTCTTGCTGCTCGACGAGCCGCTGTCGGCGCTTGATGCCAAGGTGCGCGTCTCGCTGCGCGAGGAAATCCGCTCGATCCAGAAGAAGCTCGGCATCACCACCATCTTCGTCACCCATGACCAGGAAGAGGCGCTGTCGATCTCCGACCGCATCGCGGTGATGTATGGCGGCAAGGCCGAGCAGGTCGGCACGCCGTTCGAGATCTACAACCGGCCGGCAACCAAGTTCGTCGCCAATTTCGTCGGCACGCTGAACGTGCTGGAAGGCACCGTCACCGACGCGGCGTCGGGCAAGGTTCGTGTCAACACCGAGGAAGTCTCGCTCAAGGGCAGGCTCAACGGCTCGAAGTCCGGCGACACGCTGTCATTGGCGTTGCGGCCGGAAGCCATTTCGCTCGGCCGCCAGCCCGGTCGCGATTCAAGCCTGTCCGGCGAGATCTCCGAAGTGCACTTTCTCGGCTCGGTGATCCGGGTCCGGGTCGGCATCGGCGGCAACACGGTCTCGCTCGACACGTTCAACAGTTCGACGACGCCACCGCCGGCCGTTGGCGAGAAGGCGGAGATTTCCTTCTCGTCGGGCGACCTGCTGGTGCTGCACTGACGCGGCCGAAGCGCCCTGCCGATCCGGTCACCGGTCCAGTTGCCGGACGATGCACTCCTATTGGACAATCAACAGCATCCTGCCGCTTTGCCACTGCCAAGAGCTCCGCTTCGCCGCTACGATGAGCCATGGCGCTATTTGAGCTCACCCTTGTCCTCCTGCTGATCGCCGTTGCGCTGACGGCGTTGTCGCGGCGCCTGCAGGTTCCTTACCCCGCCTTGCTGGCGCTGGCGGGCGCCGGCCTTGGCTTCCTGCCCGGCGCGCCGACGATCGAGATCGATCCGGAACTGGCGCTTGCGCTGTTCATTGCGCCGGTGCTGCTCGACGCGGCCTACG
Protein-coding regions in this window:
- a CDS encoding ABC transporter permease produces the protein MKSGKFWAWVVFILGAAYFFIPLIATVEFSMRMRRGAYSFDAYRIVLGDARFQATFLYSVVAAIFTIILGVLIVVPAAYWIRLRLPQLRPIVEFITLLPLVIPAIVIVFGYIRMYGSNSPLPFLGSDMGTNALLVIGYATLALPYMYRAVDTGLRTIDVRTLTEAAQILGAGWGTIITRVILPNVLIAVLSGAFLTFAIVIGEFTMASLLNRPAFGPYLQNVGANRAYEPAALAIIAFVITWGCMSLIQILSRFAPKSANRPN
- a CDS encoding ABC transporter ATP-binding protein, translating into MAEPFLSIQHVRKSFGATTVVEDFNLDVEPGEFVSFLGPSGCGKTTVLRMVAGFEEPSAGKIVVGSKDITRLKPNQRNVGMVFQAYALFPNLTVAQNIGFGLKVAGMSRADIDARVAEMLGIIKLPQMADRYPYQLSGGQQQRIALARAIAPKPKLLLLDEPLSALDAKVRVSLREEIRSIQKKLGITTIFVTHDQEEALSISDRIAVMYGGKAEQVGTPFEIYNRPATKFVANFVGTLNVLEGTVTDAASGKVRVNTEEVSLKGRLNGSKSGDTLSLALRPEAISLGRQPGRDSSLSGEISEVHFLGSVIRVRVGIGGNTVSLDTFNSSTTPPPAVGEKAEISFSSGDLLVLH